Proteins co-encoded in one uncultured Draconibacterium sp. genomic window:
- a CDS encoding IS3 family transposase produces MKATSTTKQTGIASMSEVCALFHLKRDAFYKYIKRWERYKSVESQVILLVKEERKEQPRVGVRKLYETLQPSFEAKQIKLGRDSLFNILRANNMLVKRKRAYAKTTNSYHHFHKYNNLIKELEITKPNQVWVSDITYIRTVKGFCYLALITDLYSRKIIGHDISDSLELSGCLRALKKALWHTRPAVGLIHHSDRGVQYCSHMYVNELKRKGINISMTEENHCYENAVAERVNGILKDEFYLDQCFFSTAHAKRATKNAIKLYNNKRLHLSLGYKTPNAVFKNVA; encoded by the coding sequence ACGCGATGCATTCTATAAATACATTAAGCGTTGGGAACGCTACAAATCAGTTGAATCGCAAGTAATACTGCTTGTAAAGGAAGAACGGAAAGAGCAACCCAGAGTGGGCGTACGTAAGCTATACGAAACACTACAACCCTCTTTTGAGGCCAAACAGATTAAACTTGGAAGGGACTCTCTGTTTAATATACTCAGAGCGAATAATATGTTGGTGAAACGGAAAAGGGCGTATGCTAAAACAACCAATTCATATCACCATTTCCATAAATACAACAATCTTATCAAGGAGTTGGAGATCACAAAACCAAACCAGGTATGGGTTTCTGATATTACATACATCAGAACCGTAAAAGGCTTTTGTTATTTAGCGCTGATAACCGATTTGTATTCTCGGAAAATAATCGGACACGACATCAGCGATAGCCTGGAGCTGTCGGGATGCCTACGGGCCCTCAAAAAGGCCCTGTGGCATACAAGACCAGCGGTCGGACTTATACATCACTCCGACAGAGGCGTGCAATATTGCAGCCATATGTATGTAAATGAGTTAAAAAGAAAAGGAATAAACATAAGTATGACAGAAGAAAATCATTGTTATGAAAACGCAGTTGCTGAAAGAGTTAACGGCATTTTGAAAGACGAGTTTTACCTAGACCAATGCTTCTTTTCAACTGCTCATGCAAAACGTGCTACAAAAAATGCGATTAAACTATATAATAATAAAAGGCTTCATTTATCTTTAGGGTATAAAACACCAAACGCGGTGTTTAAAAATGTAGCGTAA
- a CDS encoding prolyl oligopeptidase family serine peptidase, whose translation MKQLTTILILFLTSIGMQAQTIDTFLLAYPISKYDTVAYKRIIEKTDKNNLIHVLDYYPNGQIQMNATYSNFDKMVKEELQCNFRSNTKQGRYKEWSKNGQLIYDAEFKNGLRDGLAVSWYYTGTKESEKNWSNGQLNGVSKYWDEQGNLEYEITFKNGRNESPETVSYPYITYLPTDYTTDLSKEYPLLIFLHGGSARGKDTLDLYSSGPFDQIYRGRNFPFIVVAPQCPKHLRWSTENWFENFYSDLIQKYRIDTNRVYLTGASLGGSGTWYLATKYPDKFTAIAPMSGFTRHMDYISDNVENLKNIPIWAFHGESDNVVPVEETDYLITKLSEINNQIKYTRENDVGHSIHWLVYPETEIYDWFLKHKK comes from the coding sequence ATGAAGCAACTAACAACTATATTAATCCTGTTTTTGACTTCGATTGGTATGCAAGCCCAAACGATTGATACATTTCTTTTGGCATATCCGATTTCTAAATATGACACCGTTGCTTACAAAAGAATAATCGAAAAAACGGATAAAAACAACTTGATTCATGTCCTGGATTATTATCCAAACGGACAGATTCAAATGAATGCCACATATTCGAATTTCGATAAAATGGTAAAAGAAGAACTTCAATGCAACTTTCGGTCAAACACGAAGCAAGGGAGATATAAAGAATGGTCAAAGAATGGTCAACTTATTTACGATGCGGAATTCAAAAATGGATTGAGAGACGGATTAGCCGTTTCGTGGTATTACACTGGGACAAAAGAATCTGAAAAAAACTGGAGTAATGGACAATTAAATGGTGTTAGTAAATATTGGGATGAGCAAGGCAATTTAGAATATGAAATAACATTCAAAAATGGCAGAAATGAATCCCCGGAAACAGTTTCTTACCCATACATTACTTATCTGCCAACCGATTATACAACTGATTTATCTAAAGAATATCCCTTATTAATCTTTCTTCATGGAGGCTCTGCTCGTGGAAAAGACACACTTGATTTATATAGTTCGGGACCATTTGACCAAATTTATAGAGGTCGCAACTTCCCGTTTATAGTTGTTGCTCCACAATGTCCAAAACATCTTCGCTGGTCGACTGAAAACTGGTTTGAAAATTTCTATTCTGACTTGATACAAAAATATAGGATTGATACAAACAGAGTTTATTTAACAGGAGCTAGTCTTGGAGGTTCAGGAACCTGGTATCTCGCAACAAAATATCCTGACAAATTTACTGCAATTGCCCCAATGAGTGGTTTCACCAGACACATGGATTATATTTCTGACAATGTTGAAAATTTAAAAAACATTCCTATTTGGGCTTTTCATGGAGAATCAGACAATGTTGTGCCAGTTGAAGAAACAGATTATTTGATAACCAAACTATCCGAAATAAATAACCAAATCAAATATACAAGAGAAAATGATGTTGGTCATTCGATTCATTGGTTAGTATATCCTGAAACTGAAATATATGATTGGTTTTTAAAACATAAAAAATGA
- a CDS encoding leucine-rich repeat domain-containing protein, translated as MRTTFLLIFLTFSILGKSQIAKEINVETAGSLSTLLTESEKSTVTDLTVTGTINALDIKCMRDQITYLTNIDLSDANIAAFDGIALSSVSYSYPANEMPRSSFYNGTAGKAKITLVSIILPSSLTSIGEYAFYLCENIKSINIGNLITNIGSRSFMGCYGLTAVTMGPSVITIQREAFQYCYALKNINFSENITYIGEDAFTHCAIDKVVFPNSMTTIDDAFRQCDYLKEVTIPTSITNISN; from the coding sequence ATGAGAACAACATTTTTACTAATATTTTTAACATTTTCCATTTTAGGAAAATCACAAATTGCAAAAGAAATCAATGTAGAAACAGCAGGCAGTTTAAGCACTTTATTAACTGAAAGTGAAAAAAGTACAGTTACTGACTTAACTGTAACCGGAACAATAAATGCACTTGATATAAAGTGTATGCGGGATCAAATTACTTATCTAACAAATATTGATTTAAGTGATGCAAATATTGCTGCATTTGATGGGATTGCCTTATCAAGTGTATCATATTCCTATCCTGCTAATGAAATGCCAAGGTCTTCATTTTATAATGGTACTGCAGGGAAAGCAAAAATAACGCTTGTTTCAATAATTCTACCTAGTTCGTTAACTTCAATAGGAGAATATGCATTTTATTTATGCGAAAATATAAAATCCATTAATATTGGTAATTTAATTACAAATATTGGTAGTAGATCGTTTATGGGCTGTTACGGATTAACAGCAGTTACAATGGGACCCTCAGTAATTACAATTCAACGAGAAGCATTTCAATATTGCTATGCATTAAAAAACATAAACTTTAGCGAAAATATTACATATATTGGAGAGGATGCATTTACTCACTGCGCAATAGACAAAGTCGTATTTCCAAACTCGATGACAACGATAGATGATGCCTTTAGGCAGTGTGATTATTTAAAAGAAGTTACAATTCCTACTTCAATAACTAATATTTCAAATTAG
- a CDS encoding T9SS type A sorting domain-containing protein produces MVPNVTSVYVPASSVNAYKSAPVWGDNFYSVIKPIPSITAFSIPTQIGSASINEADKTILVTLPYTTTLNNLIATYTLSAGATAKIGTTVQTSGTTANDFSSPVVYAITSEDGLVTENWTVNVTIANTLANITSFTIPNQTGSTVINEEDSTISVTLPYSTSVDNLIASFTLSAGAIARVDTTIQTSGTTANDFTSPVVYAIISEDGLTIKNWTVNVTIAKNTLANIISFSIPNQTGDTVINEEDRTISVTLPYGTSANNLVAIYTLSAGATAKVGTTIQTSGITANDFTSPVVYTITSEDGLTSNNWTVNVSQITGVNSILNSIETKVFPNPSEGIFKLRLKSSEYVNIKFEIINSLGTIILNRKVNFSGEKDELIDLSHASKGIYFLRICTDNNQEQLKLLLK; encoded by the coding sequence TTGGTACCAAATGTAACTTCTGTATATGTTCCTGCTTCTTCTGTAAATGCGTACAAATCAGCGCCTGTGTGGGGGGATAATTTTTATTCTGTTATTAAACCCATTCCTTCCATTACAGCATTTAGTATTCCAACTCAAATAGGAAGTGCATCAATAAATGAGGCAGATAAAACCATATTAGTAACATTACCTTATACTACAACACTAAATAATTTAATTGCAACTTATACTTTATCAGCAGGAGCCACTGCAAAGATTGGAACAACAGTTCAAACATCGGGAACAACTGCAAATGATTTTTCTTCGCCTGTAGTTTATGCAATAACTTCTGAGGATGGATTGGTAACTGAAAACTGGACAGTTAATGTTACAATAGCAAATACATTGGCCAATATAACCTCATTTACTATTCCAAATCAAACAGGAAGTACAGTAATAAATGAAGAAGACAGTACCATCTCAGTAACTTTACCCTATAGTACATCCGTTGATAATTTGATAGCATCATTTACTTTATCAGCAGGTGCAATTGCAAGGGTTGATACAACAATTCAAACTTCTGGAACAACTGCCAATGATTTTACTTCGCCCGTAGTTTATGCAATAATTTCCGAGGATGGATTAACAATAAAAAACTGGACAGTTAATGTTACTATTGCAAAGAATACGTTAGCGAATATAATATCATTTAGTATTCCAAATCAAACAGGAGATACAGTGATAAATGAAGAAGACAGAACCATATCGGTAACTCTACCCTATGGCACATCAGCAAATAATTTAGTAGCAATATATACTTTATCGGCAGGAGCAACCGCAAAGGTTGGAACGACGATTCAAACATCAGGAATAACTGCAAATGATTTTACTTCGCCGGTAGTTTATACAATAACATCGGAGGATGGATTAACATCAAATAACTGGACCGTTAATGTCTCTCAAATAACTGGAGTTAACTCAATTCTAAATTCAATTGAAACTAAGGTTTTTCCTAATCCATCAGAAGGTATATTTAAACTAAGGTTAAAATCCTCTGAATATGTAAATATCAAGTTTGAAATAATAAATTCTTTAGGAACAATAATTCTAAATAGAAAAGTAAATTTTAGTGGAGAAAAAGATGAATTAATCGATTTATCTCATGCTTCTAAGGGTATTTATTTTTTGAGAATATGTACCGACAATAATCAAGAACAATTAAAATTATTACTTAAATAA
- a CDS encoding DUF3667 domain-containing protein, with amino-acid sequence MYCKNCQTELNPAHKYCSQCGAKIINRRITIKSLISDLLISLGWDSQFFVTFRDLILRPQLVFEKYLNGTRKKHSNPFTFFAIGVALSVFVINFYSDELIKISTKTSLKPAETLIDGLPEDVNNTKSNDKAEYMLKQQSLNKKIIDFQFKYYYYLSFLLLPIYAFIAFLIFGKPNNYGEHLVINAYIQGLLFFFSLFLFFLALLTRIDFYTSGGIISMVIYYCYAYKKYRKYSIGQTLTKLLKFLAFIIIIMLLLVVIGYIFGRFIEK; translated from the coding sequence ATGTATTGTAAAAACTGTCAAACCGAATTAAACCCAGCACATAAGTACTGCAGCCAATGTGGTGCAAAAATTATTAACAGAAGGATTACCATAAAAAGTCTGATTTCTGACTTATTAATTTCACTTGGATGGGACAGTCAATTTTTTGTAACATTCAGAGATTTGATTTTAAGACCTCAATTAGTATTTGAAAAATACCTAAATGGCACAAGAAAAAAACATTCAAATCCGTTTACCTTTTTTGCTATTGGGGTGGCTCTTTCTGTTTTCGTAATTAACTTTTATTCTGATGAATTAATTAAAATATCTACAAAAACCAGCTTAAAACCAGCGGAAACTTTAATTGATGGTTTACCCGAAGATGTGAATAACACCAAAAGCAATGACAAAGCTGAATATATGCTAAAACAGCAATCTTTAAATAAAAAGATAATCGATTTTCAATTCAAATATTACTATTATTTATCATTTCTTTTATTACCCATTTATGCATTTATTGCTTTTCTCATATTTGGGAAACCTAATAATTATGGAGAACACCTAGTAATTAATGCATATATACAGGGTTTGCTTTTTTTCTTTAGTTTATTCTTGTTTTTTCTCGCCTTGTTAACCCGCATCGATTTCTATACTAGTGGAGGAATTATATCTATGGTTATTTATTATTGTTACGCATATAAAAAATACCGAAAATATTCCATAGGTCAAACTTTAACAAAGCTCTTGAAATTTTTGGCTTTCATTATAATAATAATGCTGTTATTGGTTGTAATTGGATATATTTTTGGTCGATTTATTGAAAAATAA
- a CDS encoding alpha/beta hydrolase-fold protein, with the protein MKQKVFILTFLLINSVLSYSQIDSIDIIAGKKITMSSKVLNYNPDIYLGLPANFNDTTAYPVIVILDAEWLFPAFTGITKLMGQMEEIPNCIVVGLPLNDSFKDYGMEFAPKITGVPQSGHADKILEFFSKELFPFIESDYNGSKDKIIWAHSAPGGLFCTYLLLGSDEQFSGIISSSPNLRGNQEYINAENPFEKLSQKDTTFYYLSLGANEEEIFIGRMRQQVLEFKEKLEEEAPENLKWIYRENENSNHFTNALKSYIDGIKLYFEMME; encoded by the coding sequence ATGAAACAAAAAGTATTTATCTTGACATTTTTACTAATCAATAGTGTTTTAAGTTACTCACAGATTGATTCTATTGACATTATTGCAGGTAAAAAAATCACAATGTCTTCCAAAGTATTAAATTACAATCCAGATATATATTTAGGATTACCTGCAAATTTTAATGACACAACTGCTTATCCTGTTATTGTTATTCTGGATGCTGAATGGTTATTTCCAGCTTTTACAGGGATTACAAAACTAATGGGACAAATGGAAGAAATTCCTAACTGCATTGTTGTCGGACTTCCTTTAAATGATAGTTTTAAAGATTATGGAATGGAATTCGCTCCTAAAATTACAGGAGTTCCCCAAAGTGGGCATGCGGATAAAATACTGGAATTCTTTTCAAAAGAATTATTTCCTTTCATAGAATCAGATTATAATGGTTCAAAAGATAAGATTATTTGGGCTCATTCTGCCCCTGGGGGCCTATTTTGCACATACTTGCTATTAGGTTCAGACGAACAGTTTTCAGGGATTATATCATCAAGTCCAAATTTAAGAGGAAACCAAGAATATATAAATGCAGAGAATCCATTTGAAAAATTATCCCAAAAAGACACAACGTTTTATTATCTATCATTGGGAGCAAATGAAGAAGAAATATTTATAGGGAGAATGCGTCAACAGGTTCTGGAGTTTAAAGAAAAATTAGAGGAAGAAGCTCCTGAAAATCTAAAATGGATTTATCGGGAGAATGAAAATAGCAATCACTTTACGAATGCATTAAAATCATATATTGATGGTATTAAGCTTTATTTTGAAATGATGGAATAA
- a CDS encoding transposase, with protein sequence MYKNDGVTRRYSESFKLKILAELSTGKYSKRQLSRIYGIQSSTINEWVRKYDRKDLMNTRIMVQTKDGISRLKELQKEIEQLKKLLIKKDLDKLVQDSYLEVAAENLGYKSVEELKKT encoded by the coding sequence ATGTATAAAAATGATGGAGTAACACGACGTTACAGCGAGAGTTTCAAACTCAAAATTTTAGCCGAACTTAGTACGGGAAAATACTCAAAACGACAACTATCCCGGATTTACGGGATACAGTCAAGTACAATCAATGAGTGGGTACGAAAGTACGACCGCAAAGATTTAATGAATACGCGTATTATGGTACAAACAAAAGATGGAATCAGCCGTTTAAAAGAACTTCAAAAAGAAATAGAACAGCTAAAAAAACTCTTGATTAAAAAGGATTTAGACAAGCTCGTACAAGATTCTTATTTGGAAGTGGCTGCCGAAAACTTAGGCTACAAAAGTGTTGAGGAACTAAAAAAAACTTAA
- a CDS encoding DDE-type integrase/transposase/recombinase produces the protein MKATSTTKQTSIASMSEVCGCFHLKRDAFYKYIKRWERYKSVESQVIQLVKEERKEQPRVGVRKLHEALQPSFEAKQIKLGRDSLFNILRANNMLVKRKRAYAKTTNSYHHFHKYNNLIKELEITKPNQVWVSDITYIRTVKGFCYLALITDLYSRKIIGHDSDSLELSGCLRALKKALWHTRPAVGLIHHSDRGVQCSLRHIVYKVKVTSFTLFSDLTLLMILYNLNHFD, from the coding sequence ATGAAAGCTACCTCAACAACAAAACAAACGAGTATAGCAAGCATGTCGGAGGTATGTGGTTGCTTCCACCTAAAACGCGATGCATTCTATAAATACATTAAGCGTTGGGAACGCTACAAATCAGTTGAATCGCAAGTAATACAGCTTGTAAAAGAAGAACGGAAAGAGCAACCCAGAGTGGGCGTACGTAAGCTACACGAAGCCCTGCAACCCTCTTTTGAGGCCAAACAGATTAAACTTGGAAGGGACTCTCTGTTTAATATACTCAGAGCGAATAATATGTTGGTGAAAAGGAAAAGGGCGTATGCTAAAACAACCAATTCATATCACCATTTCCATAAATACAACAACCTTATCAAGGAGTTGGAAATCACAAAACCAAACCAGGTATGGGTTTCTGATATTACATACATCAGAACCGTAAAAGGCTTTTGTTATTTAGCGCTGATTACAGACTTGTATTCACGGAAAATAATCGGACATGACAGCGATAGCCTGGAGCTATCGGGATGCCTACGGGCCCTCAAAAAGGCCCTGTGGCATACAAGACCAGCGGTCGGACTTATACATCACTCCGACAGAGGCGTGCAATGTTCGTTAAGGCACATAGTTTACAAAGTTAAAGTCACATCCTTTACACTATTTTCGGACTTAACCTTGTTGATGATTCTTTATAACTTAAATCATTTTGATTAA
- a CDS encoding integrase core domain-containing protein yields the protein MTIADSKSRFLFSAKAHLHEDLKSVKKEFIRVFRMFGLPRQVHTDNGSPFAAATSIQRFSRLSYWFIELGILPVFSDPSHPEQNGRHERMHRDLKASCAMPPAFEIKTQQRTLNAFVKEYNNVRPHEALGMMTPA from the coding sequence TTGACCATTGCAGACTCAAAAAGCCGTTTTTTGTTCTCTGCCAAAGCTCATTTACATGAAGACTTAAAATCCGTAAAGAAAGAGTTTATAAGGGTTTTCAGGATGTTTGGACTCCCAAGGCAGGTACATACTGACAACGGTTCTCCATTTGCTGCTGCAACCTCAATACAGCGTTTCTCGAGGTTGTCATATTGGTTTATTGAACTGGGGATTTTACCCGTATTCTCAGACCCATCGCATCCCGAACAAAATGGTAGGCATGAACGCATGCACCGGGATTTAAAAGCATCATGCGCTATGCCACCTGCATTTGAGATAAAGACACAACAGCGCACTTTAAATGCTTTTGTGAAGGAGTATAATAACGTCAGGCCACATGAAGCTTTAGGCATGATGACACCAGCATAG
- a CDS encoding helix-turn-helix domain-containing protein, translating into MPWKETITMEQKIEFICEWNSQKYSISELCRAFEISRPTAYKLINKYEKFGLEGLLDNSKAPIHHPNQTGPKVVDKVLKLKERHKTWGAKKLRVLLFNDFTENQIPSVVTVHNILKKNGLVKPQKRLRRIKPTYPIFDPQQCNEVWSADYKGKFKMGNKYTATL; encoded by the coding sequence ATGCCTTGGAAAGAAACAATAACTATGGAACAAAAAATTGAATTTATCTGTGAATGGAACTCTCAAAAATATTCCATTTCAGAATTATGCCGGGCTTTTGAAATTTCAAGGCCGACAGCGTACAAACTGATAAACAAGTATGAAAAATTTGGGTTAGAAGGCCTATTGGACAATTCTAAAGCACCAATACACCATCCCAACCAAACAGGCCCTAAAGTGGTGGATAAAGTTTTAAAATTGAAAGAAAGGCACAAAACCTGGGGGGCAAAAAAACTAAGAGTTTTGTTGTTTAACGACTTTACTGAAAATCAAATCCCATCGGTGGTTACAGTACACAATATCCTGAAAAAAAACGGCCTGGTGAAACCTCAAAAAAGATTAAGGAGGATAAAGCCTACTTACCCTATTTTTGACCCACAACAGTGTAATGAGGTATGGAGTGCCGACTATAAAGGAAAGTTTAAAATGGGCAATAAATATACTGCCACCCTTTGA
- a CDS encoding response regulator encodes MSKEITGFAKNAIGFSKSPLGIIALFIVLVYGFATIAASFGNNFKEHLTPLVLFIVLFPVLVFFGFLWLVSKHYDKIYGPSDFKNEENFFKMKMYSVASLAIASAKQTDNTISNEIKTQQLNSLVELVSKIDLSKHKRDLNNRPRILWVDDRPENNVYERKAFEAQGIEISIALSTNEAIERLLSNNFSAIISDMGRKEGAEEGYVLLDKVRDSGNSIPYFIYAGSNSLEHKRMALERGAQGSTNDARELYEMIFKIVFK; translated from the coding sequence ATGAGTAAAGAGATTACAGGTTTTGCTAAAAATGCAATAGGTTTTAGCAAAAGTCCATTAGGTATTATTGCTCTATTTATTGTTCTTGTTTATGGTTTTGCAACTATTGCTGCAAGTTTTGGAAATAATTTTAAAGAACATTTGACGCCCTTAGTATTATTTATTGTACTCTTCCCTGTACTTGTATTTTTTGGTTTTTTATGGCTAGTATCGAAACATTACGATAAAATATACGGCCCTTCAGATTTCAAGAATGAGGAAAATTTCTTCAAAATGAAGATGTACTCAGTTGCCTCATTAGCAATTGCATCCGCAAAACAAACTGATAATACTATTTCTAATGAGATTAAAACACAACAATTAAATTCATTAGTTGAACTTGTATCAAAAATAGACCTAAGTAAACATAAAAGAGATTTGAACAATAGACCTCGAATATTATGGGTGGACGACAGACCTGAAAACAATGTATACGAAAGAAAGGCGTTTGAAGCTCAAGGAATAGAAATAAGCATTGCATTATCAACAAACGAAGCAATAGAAAGACTATTGTCAAATAATTTTTCTGCAATAATCTCAGATATGGGTAGAAAAGAAGGTGCAGAAGAAGGATATGTACTTCTTGACAAAGTTAGAGATTCAGGAAATTCAATACCATATTTCATTTATGCTGGATCCAATTCTTTAGAACATAAAAGAATGGCTCTTGAAAGAGGGGCACAAGGGAGCACAAATGATGCAAGAGAACTTTATGAAATGATTTTTAAAATCGTATTCAAATAA
- a CDS encoding abortive infection system antitoxin AbiGi family protein, translating to MRQEVLYHFFPRKSDDIDNAFLQLKSIINNGLFLTKEIIDVPWKDYYRKSRERKLAISQYRFCLTAISNREELISHSKEFGFIGIEFNIDFITQLGGFPVFYVPSPLLESKTKEDYKGISLLYRIAETQEILEFILKNKILYSNDIDIENVLGAIRLLANICYPTHPKPDSKMCKSNYYNQREWRIIYGLTPENVIVYKKEDFYVINSFYNKPFSHFIKKIIICKHKEIDDYIIKKLYEKVESFLHTFSNLITIEIIT from the coding sequence ATGAGACAAGAAGTACTATATCATTTTTTTCCACGGAAATCGGATGACATTGACAATGCCTTCTTACAATTAAAAAGCATAATTAACAATGGACTATTTCTTACAAAGGAAATTATTGATGTTCCATGGAAAGACTATTATCGAAAAAGTAGAGAAAGAAAGTTGGCAATAAGTCAATATCGATTTTGTTTAACTGCAATCTCTAATAGAGAAGAACTTATAAGTCATTCAAAAGAATTCGGATTTATTGGAATAGAATTTAATATTGATTTTATAACTCAACTTGGTGGTTTTCCGGTATTTTACGTGCCTTCGCCTTTGTTAGAAAGCAAGACGAAGGAAGATTATAAAGGAATTTCATTACTTTATCGAATTGCTGAAACACAAGAAATATTAGAGTTTATTTTAAAAAATAAAATTCTTTATTCTAATGATATTGATATCGAAAACGTTTTAGGAGCAATAAGATTACTCGCAAATATTTGTTATCCTACACACCCAAAGCCAGATAGTAAGATGTGTAAATCTAATTACTATAACCAAAGGGAATGGAGGATTATATATGGTCTTACACCAGAAAACGTAATTGTTTATAAAAAGGAAGATTTCTATGTAATTAATTCCTTTTATAATAAACCATTCTCCCATTTTATAAAAAAAATCATCATTTGTAAACATAAGGAGATTGATGATTATATTATAAAAAAACTATATGAAAAAGTTGAATCATTTCTGCATACATTTTCAAACCTTATTACCATTGAAATTATAACTTAA
- a CDS encoding transcription termination/antitermination NusG family protein, whose amino-acid sequence MSEIIINKGGQNLVFPEGRRYSKRRHWYIFYLRPRTERIVYLTLKSLGYEVFCPVIQRIKTWKNRQRKKIKLPLFPNYMFVYTYPHELYAIRSFPQVVNYVSFAGKPGTLSRKEVEGIQKMLGLRNAVTLETAKIFDRILLLA is encoded by the coding sequence ATGTCAGAGATTATCATAAATAAGGGCGGGCAGAACCTTGTATTCCCGGAAGGTAGGCGCTATTCTAAAAGAAGACACTGGTATATCTTTTATCTTCGGCCGCGAACGGAAAGAATTGTATACCTAACCCTTAAAAGTCTTGGTTACGAGGTGTTCTGTCCGGTAATTCAACGAATCAAAACCTGGAAGAACAGGCAACGGAAGAAGATAAAGCTTCCGCTTTTCCCGAATTACATGTTTGTTTATACCTATCCGCATGAGTTGTATGCTATTCGTAGTTTTCCGCAGGTGGTAAACTATGTTTCCTTCGCGGGCAAGCCGGGTACATTATCGAGGAAAGAAGTAGAAGGGATTCAAAAGATGTTGGGATTAAGAAATGCAGTTACCCTGGAAACTGCTAAGATTTTTGACCGGATACTCCTATTAGCTTAA
- a CDS encoding TetR/AcrR family transcriptional regulator: MTTREQITEEAFKLFLNNNFEKVSISAIENATGKTRGAIFYFFKNKEEIFIEVINTYMIEIQDPFQKFTFDKNMSLNQFINRYVNGINTTMSKMLSLSVVNIYKQYFSLYLQASRIYPNFSAIMTQNSIKETDLWEKVIKRAIETKEIKKVNTRHYATLFRSCFLGLAFDRCLSYGINTEELSAIYQTIYSQLVIKS; the protein is encoded by the coding sequence ATGACAACCAGGGAGCAAATCACAGAAGAAGCATTTAAACTGTTTTTGAACAACAACTTTGAAAAAGTAAGTATTTCTGCTATCGAAAACGCCACCGGGAAAACCAGGGGGGCTATTTTCTATTTTTTCAAAAACAAAGAAGAAATATTTATAGAGGTAATAAACACCTATATGATAGAGATCCAGGATCCCTTTCAGAAGTTTACGTTCGATAAAAACATGTCGCTAAATCAGTTTATAAACAGGTATGTCAATGGCATAAATACAACAATGTCAAAAATGTTATCCCTATCAGTAGTCAATATCTACAAGCAGTATTTTTCGTTGTATCTGCAGGCTTCACGAATCTATCCCAACTTTTCTGCAATAATGACACAGAATTCTATAAAAGAGACAGACCTATGGGAAAAAGTAATTAAAAGAGCTATAGAAACGAAGGAAATAAAGAAAGTAAATACCAGGCATTATGCGACACTGTTTCGCAGTTGTTTCCTGGGGCTGGCTTTCGACAGATGCCTCTCATACGGCATAAATACAGAGGAATTAAGTGCCATATATCAAACCATCTATAGTCAGTTAGTAATAAAATCCTGA